From the genome of Acidobacteriota bacterium, one region includes:
- the tadA gene encoding tRNA adenosine(34) deaminase TadA, with product MKTFVLSAEERFMREALIEACKARVKGEVPIGAVVVAEGRIVARGSNRPVSTRDPSAHAEIVALRKAGRKLGNYRLSGCDLYVTLEPCAMCLGAVVQARIDRLVYGAADPKSGAVHSIMNFPFDKLNHRPEITGGVLADACGAVLKSFFLERRRRPPKTRSETP from the coding sequence ATGAAGACATTCGTGTTGAGCGCAGAGGAACGCTTCATGCGCGAGGCCCTTATAGAAGCCTGCAAGGCCCGCGTCAAGGGTGAAGTGCCTATCGGCGCCGTCGTCGTTGCGGAAGGCCGCATCGTCGCCCGAGGTTCGAACCGCCCGGTATCGACACGCGACCCGTCGGCCCATGCCGAAATCGTCGCCTTGAGAAAAGCGGGGCGCAAACTGGGAAATTACCGGCTTTCCGGATGCGATTTGTATGTGACCCTTGAGCCGTGCGCCATGTGCCTCGGCGCCGTGGTTCAGGCCCGGATCGATCGCCTGGTCTATGGGGCCGCGGACCCCAAGTCCGGCGCCGTGCATTCGATCATGAATTTTCCGTTCGACAAACTCAATCACCGCCCTGAAATCACGGGCGGGGTTTTAGCCGATGCCTGCGGCGCGGTTCTCAAATCGTTTTTCCTCGAAAGGCGGCGCCGGCCGCCGAAAACGCGGTCGGAGACACCTTGA
- the hflK gene encoding FtsH protease activity modulator HflK — MNREYRPQINLELPKISPKVIKAVITGIVVLVLLAGSLYQISPEEIGVILRLGKFVRTTDPGLHIKIPLGIERLTKVPVERQLKMEFGFRTTRVGIRSDYATPAEARMESIMLTGDLNVVVAEWIVQYKIKDAYNYLFKMRDPENTLRAMTESMIRRVVGDSSVDEILTVGRARIAMEGKITLQELCDDYEIGIDINQLIFQDVNPPDPVKPSFNEVNQSIQEKERKINEAWSEYNNEIPRASGEAEQMIRGAEGYLAERVNNALGDAERFMSVYREYAKAPVVTRKRLYLEALNDVLSTIDRKIIFDQSQKNILPLLNLGEEVKK; from the coding sequence ATGAATCGCGAATACCGCCCCCAAATCAACTTGGAGCTTCCCAAAATAAGTCCCAAGGTCATTAAAGCCGTCATTACGGGCATCGTGGTCCTGGTCCTCCTCGCGGGATCCCTCTACCAGATCAGCCCCGAGGAAATCGGCGTCATTCTGAGATTGGGCAAATTCGTCCGGACGACCGACCCCGGGCTTCACATCAAGATCCCCCTGGGCATAGAGCGTCTGACCAAAGTGCCCGTCGAGCGCCAGCTCAAAATGGAGTTCGGCTTTCGGACGACACGGGTGGGCATCCGCTCGGACTATGCCACTCCCGCCGAAGCCCGAATGGAATCCATCATGCTGACCGGCGACCTCAACGTCGTCGTGGCCGAATGGATCGTCCAGTACAAGATCAAGGACGCCTACAATTACCTTTTCAAGATGCGGGACCCTGAAAACACCCTGCGAGCCATGACCGAATCCATGATTCGCCGCGTGGTCGGAGACAGTTCGGTCGACGAAATCCTGACCGTGGGCCGGGCCCGGATCGCCATGGAAGGCAAGATTACTCTGCAAGAGCTCTGCGACGACTACGAAATCGGGATCGACATCAACCAGCTCATCTTTCAGGACGTCAATCCTCCCGACCCCGTCAAGCCGTCCTTCAACGAAGTCAACCAGTCCATCCAGGAAAAAGAGAGAAAAATCAACGAAGCCTGGTCGGAATACAACAACGAAATCCCCCGCGCTTCGGGCGAAGCGGAACAGATGATCCGGGGGGCCGAGGGATACCTGGCCGAAAGAGTCAACAACGCCCTCGGCGATGCGGAGAGATTCATGTCCGTGTACAGGGAATACGCCAAGGCGCCCGTGGTCACCCGCAAACGGCTTTATCTTGAAGCCCTCAAC